GGACCGGCTGCTGACCGTGCTGCGGGTCTTGCGCGGCCAGGGGCCGTTCATGCAGAAGAACCTGCCGAAGTACACGCCGGACTGGGTCGAGCGGGTCAGCGTGTGGGCCGAGACGTCCAAACGGGACGTCTCCTACGCGCTGTGCAACGACCTCCGCACGCTGATCTGGTTCGGCAACCAGCGGGCGATCGAGTTCCACACGTCCCTCTACCGCGGCGACCCGAGCCACGGCCCGACGCACCTGATCCTCGACCTGGACCCGCCGGAGGACGGGGCGTTCTCCCTGGCCATCGGGGCCGCCGGGCTGGTACGCGAGGCGCTGCGCAACGACGGGCTCGACGGCGCCGTGAAGACGAGCGGCTCCAAGGGCGTCCACGTCTTCGTGCCGCTCGCGCCGGGGCAGTCGACCGAGGACATCGCGGCCGCCACCCGGGCCGTCGCGGCTCGTGCCGAGCGCATCGACCCGTCGCTGGGGACGACCGAGTTCGTCAAGGACCGCCGTGCGGGCAAGGTGTTCCTGGATTCCACCCGGGCGGGCGGCGCGACGGTGGTGTCGGTGTACAGCCCCCGCCACCGCCCGGGCGCACCGGTGTCGTTCCCCGTGCGCTGGGCCGATCTCGACGGGGTCGAGCCGGGGGACTTCACCGTGCACACCGCGCCGGGGTTGCTGGGTGCCGGGCCCGACGCCTGGACCGAGGAGATGCCCGAGCCGTTCGTGCTGCCGGAGGACCTGGTGGCGGAGGGGCACACGATCCCGATCGCCCGGGTGGTGGCGATGCACGAGGGCAAGCGCCGGGCCCGGGCCGCTCGCGAGTCCGGCTAAGCCGCCTGGTTGTGCCCGCGCCAGACCGCGCCGTGCGGGCGGCGCAGCGTCGTGCGGGTGATCTCCACGATCCGGCCCGGCTCCGACGGCGCCACGCGGTGACGGGCCAGCCATACGGTGTCGCGGCCGAACGACCACACCAGCGCCCCCAGAGCCGCCACCACCAGTGCGAACGTCACCCCGGACGCGAAGACTCCGGAAACCGCGACCACCAGCACCACGCCCTGCACCGCGGCCACCGTCTTCCGGGCCATGCTCGGGTACAGCGGCGCCGTCAACCACGGCAACGCCCACGACGCGGCCACGAACGCGTACCGCATCAGGCCGATCGCCAGCACCCACAGCCCCAAGGTCCGGGACACCTGGATGCACAGCAGGAGGATCAGGAACGCGTCGACCTCCATGTCGAACCGCGCGCCGAACTCCGACGCCGTGCCCGTGCGGCGGGCGACCTGGCCGTCGAAGCCGTCCATCGCCAGCGCGACCGCGACGATCCCGACGAGCCACCACAGCTGGTGGCCGCCGGCCGCGATCAGCTCGGCCGCGCAGCCCACCAGGACCGCGCGGGCGAACGTGATCCAGTCCGCCGGGCCGAACGCGCCACGGCCGCTGCGCCGCAGGCCCCAGCCCGTCAGCAACACCAGCGCCAAGCCGTACGCGAGCCCGGTCGCCACGGCGAGGACACCGCTCGCGAAGGCCCCGGCGGCGAGCACCGACATCG
The window above is part of the Amycolatopsis camponoti genome. Proteins encoded here:
- a CDS encoding DNA polymerase domain-containing protein yields the protein MSSDEVRHGVKLSSLDQEVFPGAGVTKREWLDYLEAVADPMLPELRDRLLTVLRVLRGQGPFMQKNLPKYTPDWVERVSVWAETSKRDVSYALCNDLRTLIWFGNQRAIEFHTSLYRGDPSHGPTHLILDLDPPEDGAFSLAIGAAGLVREALRNDGLDGAVKTSGSKGVHVFVPLAPGQSTEDIAAATRAVAARAERIDPSLGTTEFVKDRRAGKVFLDSTRAGGATVVSVYSPRHRPGAPVSFPVRWADLDGVEPGDFTVHTAPGLLGAGPDAWTEEMPEPFVLPEDLVAEGHTIPIARVVAMHEGKRRARAARESG
- a CDS encoding CDP-alcohol phosphatidyltransferase family protein — protein: MIKNEVLLRSVAPMSVLAAGAFASGVLAVATGLAYGLALVLLTGWGLRRSGRGAFGPADWITFARAVLVGCAAELIAAGGHQLWWLVGIVAVALAMDGFDGQVARRTGTASEFGARFDMEVDAFLILLLCIQVSRTLGLWVLAIGLMRYAFVAASWALPWLTAPLYPSMARKTVAAVQGVVLVVAVSGVFASGVTFALVVAALGALVWSFGRDTVWLARHRVAPSEPGRIVEITRTTLRRPHGAVWRGHNQAA